The region GAAATTCTTTCAGATAAAATGCACCGATTACCGCAATGAGCATCAAGAGGTTGATGTTGCTGAAATTGAGTTTTGCTGCAGCTTTAAGACCATTCCAGATTACACTATAACCTATGCCTATTATAAAAACTAAAAATACAAATGGAGCATAGGGCATTGGTATGTGAATGCCAATGATAGATAGAACTTCTAAGGCAATCACAATGGCAATTGCGAATAGAAGAAATAGAAATTTTTTATCGTGTATTGGTAGTTTCATTTTTATTGATTTCCCCTTCTCAGAATCAATTGAAGGAATTGAACATTTATTTTTGAACTTAAATTAGCCGGAACATCAACTTTTAAATCTACCAAATCCAGGGGAAAAGCAGCCTCCATTATACATGTGTATATTGTAAGATTGCTTGCATGAGTGAACTTGATTTGTGAAGATATTTTGGTTGTTTTGTTATTAAATTTTAGTTCCAAAGGGACATTCAAATTGTATTCCTTGTGTTCCCAGGTAAGAAAATCAACAGGAACAAAACCTTCAAATGAAACTATGCTCTCTGCATTCTTAGATAAAATATTGTCCAGGTAAAAAATACCGCTATTAATGGATCCCAGTTTTATTTTTCCGTAAATATTTCTGGTTTTGCTGTCATAATGGAATTCAAGTTTATGGCTTTCGGCAATAAATGCAGAGTCATTAATTTCACCGGAGATTAAAACATGACCGCTTAATGTTCGATAAATATTTTGTGAAAAGCATATTTTGCAAATACACAATAAAAATGTTAGAAGTAGAATGGTTCTCATTTTTTATCGAATTTCTAATTTGTGTGTTTTAATATATTTTAATGCTTCTTGTACATCCAGTTCACGAGTGTGATTGCCCGTTCTTGCGTAAAAGTAAGTGTGTTGCTGGTGTTTTAGAAAAACGGGAATTTTAATGTGGCTTACTTCTATTACACAAATATCTTTTTCACTTCGCTCAAAGAATGTTACATGTATATTTTTGCAACAATCTGCTCCGATGTTAAGGGAAACTAAATTCATAAGATATTGTTCGAAACCATCCCTGTTTTTCTTTTTTAACGATTGATAATCATTTTCCAAGCCAATAATAGAAGCATCATCCGCTACGCCAATCAACAAAAATCCACTCCGCGTATTCATAAATGCAGCAATAGTTTTTAATACTGCAAATTCAAGATCTTTGTTTGTTTTGTTTTGGTTATAGTCCCACCGAAACGATGATTTAAATTCTACAGTTTCACATTCTCCTTTTTCAAGTAACTTAGTTAAAGATAAACTATTCTTTTTTTTGCCTGGTGCTGTTATTAAATGGTATAATAAATATCCGATGAAGCCCCCTGTTAATAGAAAAAAGATGAGCATAATCAATTTATCAAAATGGATTTCCAGTAATAAAGATTTGTATGAAGAAATAATGACTTCTGAGAAAGGTTTAACATGGTTTATCGCATCGAATTTTAATAAAGAAATTATTAAAGGAAAAACAATAAGTAAACTGGCTATAGCACCTGCTGATGTCCACAGAAATAATTTACGTGATTGGGTTGTATTCACCTGAAATGTTAAATTGCTTGTTAGTCAATATAATATTAAATTCATAATACCGTAACACTTGTAAATGTTACATTTTATGATGTTGTTGCTAATTCAAATAGACCCCGACAGAGGAGTCGAACCTCTGATCTTTCTTGCATCTTTAGAAGCAAAAATGTTTTACATTTAAACTATTGGGGTATATAAACATCAATTAATGGATGTGACCATCGCCTGCCGGGTGCTCAGTTGTTTTTTCCTGTAAATCTTTTTGACATACAGGACATTTACCCGGTTGGTTATACTTTCTACCCTTCTCGCAATCTGTAGCACATTGATAAACGTGTTGATGTGCTTCACCTTCCTTGTGTTGGTGTATGGTTTGTTTGGTTTCTTTTTTAGATTCAGGGTTTCCACAAGATGTAAACCCAAGCGCTATTGCAGCAAATAGCGAAAATAAAATTGCAATTTTTTTCATTTTTGATTTAATTATATGGTTTAAGAATAGTTGATTTTAAGTTTTTTGTATTGCACAGAGATAATACCTCTTAATTCAGGAGAAATCGCTCCATTCTCGACTACTTATTATTATCACCCAGTATCACAGGCGATTTTCCATCAGTTATGATGATTTTGGCATTTGGTGATTTCATCAGTTCTCTGGTAATATCAAGTGCCTTAAATTTAATAAGCTTATCAGTGATGGAAGTATTGATAATGTCTTGGGATTTTTTAATGCCTTCGGATTCTATGAGTAATCGTTCACTTTCTTTTTTTTGCTTTTCAACGGCAAAGTCCAAGGTTAGCCGTTGTTTTACAATTTCCATCTCTGCTTCTTTTTGTTGTTTCTCCAATTCGAAATCAAGCATTTCTCTTTTTATTTCATTATCAATCTTTGTTTTTTTAGCCGTTACTTCAGCGTTGAGTTTTGCTTGAATAGTTTGCACTACGGCAGGAGGCAGGTCAACTTCTTTTAACATAACCAAATCCACCATAAAACCGTATTGACCTACAGATCTCATCATTCGTTCTTTTATACTGTCTTCAACTGCGGTTCTCGCTGTAATCAACTCCGTAGCTTTATAGCTAAGCCCTACAAAGCGGAGTGTTGTGATAAGATTATCCGCTATTACAATTTCTTGATAATCCGTACCGAAGCGTTTGTAGATACTAACTATAGATTCGGGCATAACATGATACAGGATGGTAATTTCAGATGATACTTCTATACCTTCCTGTGTATGGAAATTCAGTTTTTGGGAATAGTTCACTACTCGTGTATCGAAGCGTACTACTTTTTTACCGAATAAGGAGAAAAAGTGGTGCGGGCCAGGCTGGAGAACTTTGGGTTGTAGTTTTCCGAAATGCGTATCGAGTCCTACTTCTCCTGGGCGAACGATGGCACAGCTTTGTAATAGTAGCAGTGCTATTGCAAAATAAACTGGTTTGAAGTTTTTCATAATAATTGTTTTTAATTATTTAAATTGAATTCTTTATGGTGGAATGATAGTTTCATTTTTATAGATTTTCTCTTCTAAATATCAATTAAAAGAATTGAATATTACATTTTTAATTTAATACAAGAGTTCATCCTTTATTTTTTTTTGCGATGATTTGAGCATAAAATAAGTAACCAAAAATTCCACCAACCATAAGAAAGATTATGTCTGATATAGATCTCTCAAAATCGATTTGCCAAAGGAAATATCTATAAGTAGAAATAATGACCTCTTCTAAAGGTTTACTGTAATTAGAACCGAAGTATAGTGTTAATGAAATTGCAAAAGGACAAATAATAAATAAACTAATAACAGCACCTATAGTTATCCATACAATCGGTTTAAAATGTTCAATTGTTTTCATTTTAATTCATATTTATATTAATGTTCATGTCCTTCTCCCTTATTTGTCATTTTCGCTAAAATAAAAAAAGCACCATTGGTAACTATTTTTGCATCTTTTGGTATTTCTTTAAGTAAGGTTATTTCGCTGTATCCCACATCAGTAGTGCCTTTGCGGATTGGGATTTTTTCAAATGTCGTTCCTCCTTCTTCTTCATCATGCCCGTTTTTTTCTTTTTCATTGTGCTTATGGCCATGCTCATCATGCTGATGTGCATCTTCTCCGGCTTCATTATGTTCATGATGTTCTTCTTCACCATGGGCATCAGTAACGATAAAAATGTAATCCTGCCCTTCGTGGTTTACAATGGCATTTGTGGGAACTGCATCTACCGTTGCATTTTCTAAGCTAATCAATGCAGTGATGCTCATGCCGTCAATCAAACCTTGCTTGTTGCCTTTAACCATTGCGTGTACGGCAACTGCTTTTGTGTTTTGCTCAAACGTATTGCTGATTGCATATACCTCGGCATCGTATTCTTTGCCTGGATTATTGGTAAGAGTAAAATGAATAGTTTGCCCAACTTTGAGTTTTTGCAAATCCTTTTCATATACATATAAATCCAAATGCAGTTGATTGTTATCCACTATTTCTGCAATGGGGTTGCTCGCGTCAACATAACTACCTATATTTATCAAAACAGTACTTATAGTGCCACTAATAGGACTTGAGATGTTTACAACGGATTGAATGTTTTCGCTTGAGAGTGAGACTGAATTTATTCCAATAAGTTCTAATTGCTTTTGCAAGCTAGCTTTTCGGGATCTAAGGATTTTCAATTCAGTTTCCGTTGTTTGCAAGTTTTTTAAAGCCCCTGCATTTCCTTGTAGCAATTCTTTTTGGCGGTTGTTTTCTAATTGTGCCAAATCCGTTTTAGCGGAAACTGAAATAAATTCTTCTTGCATGGTGATAAAAGAATTATTAGTGATGGTTGCAAGAACTTGCCCTTTTCTAACGGTATTGCCTGTTTGCACCAATATAGACTTTATTACACCACCCAATAATGCAGTTGCATTGGCTTTATTTTGATTTGGCACTTTAAGAAGACCATTGACTTTGAGGGAAGCGGTTAGCTGTTTTTTTTCGATACCGTTTAATTCAATTTTGATGGATTTCATTTGTTCTGCTGTCAGCATTGCTGTGTTATCATTTTCGTGTTCATCATGGGATTCCTCAGAATGGCCGGCTTCTTCTCCGTGACTATGCCCGTCTCCTTCTTTGTGTTTTTGACAAGATGTAAGCAACCAACAGGTAGCTGCAAAGGATATGATGATTATTAATTTTTTCATTTTATTAAATTTACTTGTTGATTAAGAAATTGATGTTGATAATAGATTGGTTGAGTTGATTGATGGCTTGCAGATAATTCAATTGCACATCAGCAACAGTCTGCAAAGCCTGTAAATATTCAATATAGCCAACAGCTCCACTGTTGTAGGCTATTTTTGCTGTATTTATAATGATTTCAGCATTAGGTAAAGCACTTGATTTATAATAGTTGTATTGCGACAAATTTTGATTGTATTGCTCAAAAGCATTTTGCAGTTTGGTTTGAAGTTGGAGTTTTCCATTATCTGCTTCCATTTGCAAAGCGGCGTGTTTGTAATCCAGTGATTTTATTTTTGCGGAGTTACTAAAAAAAGTTAATGGAATGCTTACTCCTAGATTAAAACCTTGAAATCGTTTGCTCCCATCATAATACACTTCCGTTCCGTTAACTGTTTGTGTTCCGATTAAAGACTGATTGAAATAGCCCACATTCAAATCTGGTAAGGTGGATGAGATTTCTACTTTTCTGTTTTGCTCTGCAATAAGAGCCTGCTGATATAAAACTAGGAGTGAAGGATTATTGGCTATGAGTGATATATCAAATGAATTATTTATAGTTAGCGGTTGAAAATATTCAATAGCACGAATCGTAAAATCTTCACTCGTATTCAATAAAGCTTTAAGCGATGCATAAGCCATCGCCGCTTCTGTTTCATTTTGCTTAATTATGAGCGATAGTTGTCCACGTTTTGTTTCAGCAGTGGCTTTTTCCAATAAATTTGTTTCGCCAGTTTTGTAACGCAAATCAGCAGCATTGACGAAATCAACATACAAACTGTCTAATGACTTTAATTGTTTTTTCGCATTTTGCAAATACAGCAATTGATAAAACCAATATTTCACCTGGGCTTTTATTTCATTTTCTGACATTTGCATTTGCAATTGACTCCCTTCTAATTCGGCATTATACAACCTGGCTTTTGCTGTATAGTAAGTTGGGAATGGAATGTTTTGTGTTATCTGAAATGCTTTGTCCTGATTGATGCTATTGTATTGCCCGAATTGAAAGTTCACATTAGTTTTTGGTAATTCAAAAACGGATTTTTTCATAATGCGTGAAGATTGCACATTGAGTTGCCTTGATTGAAGCTCCAAATTATTTTTCATTGCAACACTCAATGCGTCTTCTATACTCAACTGTTTAGGTGTAGTCTGAGCATTCGCATTTTGAGAGAAGAACAATCCAAAAACAAGTAGTAGTAGTGTCGAAATATTCTGATTGAATTTTCTTTTTCGTTGTGAAGAAAAAATCAAATACAACAATGGCAAAACAAAGAGTGTAAGAAAGGTTGCAGTAATCAACCCACCAATTACCACCGTTGCCAAAGGCTTTTGTACTTCTGCACCCGCACCATGAGAAAGAGCCATTGGTAAAAAACCAAGTGAGGCAACAGCAGCAGTCATAAGGACTGGTCGCAAGCGTATTTTAGTCCCTTCTTTAATTCTTTGAAGAATATCAGTTACGCCATCTTTCTCCAATTGGTTAAACGTGCTGACCAATACAATTCCATTCAAGACAGCTACTCCAAACAAGGCAATAAAACCAACACCTGCTGATATGCTGAAAGGCATATCTCGTAGCAGCAATGCAAATACACCACCAATGGCTGCCATTGGAATTGCAGTGAAAATAAGAGTAGCTTGTTTCACAGATGTGAAAGTAAAATACAGAAGCATGAATATGAGAGCGAGTGCTACCGGTACAGCAATCATCAATCGTGCAGATGCTGCTTGCAAATTTTCGAATGTTCCTCCATAAGTATAATAGTATCCTTCGGGTAATTTTACATTTTCATTCAATTGAATTTGAATGTCTTTCACAACGCTTTCTACATCTCTGCCTTTTACATTAAAGCCCACAACAATTCTGCGCTTACCATCTTCCCGGCTTATTTGTGCAGGACCCAATTCCATTTTTATATCTGCAACTTGTGATAATGGAATTTGAATTCCATTGGCAGTAGGTATGTATAAATGACTTACATCTTCAATGTTATTTCTGTGGGTACTATCCAAACGAACTACCAAATCGAATTTGCGCTCGTTTTCAAACACAACTCCAGCTTCTCCACCTGCAAAAGCGGTACTCACTATATGATTGATGTCCTCAATGTTCAAACCGTAGTTGGCAATTTGTGCACGGTTATAATTGATAACAATCTGAGGTAATCCTGCAACCCGCTCTACACTTGGCGCGGTGGCTCCTTCTACTTTTTGCACGATGCCATTAACCTTGTTTGCATATGATAAAAGGGTGTCCATATTTTCACCAAATATTTTTACTGCAACATCCTGGCGAATGCCGGTCATAAGTTCATTAAAGCGCATTTGAATGGGTTGACTTTTTTCAAAGAAAACACCTGGGATATTTTCCAGTTTTTCGAAAATTTCATCGGCAAGGTCATCATAAGAAATTTCCCGTTTCCATTCGCTTTGAGGTTTTAGAATAATCATCATATCGCTTGCTTCGGGTGGCATAG is a window of Candidatus Vicinibacter affinis DNA encoding:
- a CDS encoding efflux RND transporter periplasmic adaptor subunit; translated protein: MKKLIIIISFAATCWLLTSCQKHKEGDGHSHGEEAGHSEESHDEHENDNTAMLTAEQMKSIKIELNGIEKKQLTASLKVNGLLKVPNQNKANATALLGGVIKSILVQTGNTVRKGQVLATITNNSFITMQEEFISVSAKTDLAQLENNRQKELLQGNAGALKNLQTTETELKILRSRKASLQKQLELIGINSVSLSSENIQSVVNISSPISGTISTVLINIGSYVDASNPIAEIVDNNQLHLDLYVYEKDLQKLKVGQTIHFTLTNNPGKEYDAEVYAISNTFEQNTKAVAVHAMVKGNKQGLIDGMSITALISLENATVDAVPTNAIVNHEGQDYIFIVTDAHGEEEHHEHNEAGEDAHQHDEHGHKHNEKEKNGHDEEEGGTTFEKIPIRKGTTDVGYSEITLLKEIPKDAKIVTNGAFFILAKMTNKGEGHEH
- a CDS encoding prohibitin family protein — translated: MKNFKPVYFAIALLLLQSCAIVRPGEVGLDTHFGKLQPKVLQPGPHHFFSLFGKKVVRFDTRVVNYSQKLNFHTQEGIEVSSEITILYHVMPESIVSIYKRFGTDYQEIVIADNLITTLRFVGLSYKATELITARTAVEDSIKERMMRSVGQYGFMVDLVMLKEVDLPPAVVQTIQAKLNAEVTAKKTKIDNEIKREMLDFELEKQQKEAEMEIVKQRLTLDFAVEKQKKESERLLIESEGIKKSQDIINTSITDKLIKFKALDITRELMKSPNAKIIITDGKSPVILGDNNK
- a CDS encoding CusA/CzcA family heavy metal efflux RND transporter, whose amino-acid sequence is MLDKIIAFSIHNKFIIGLMTFALIIWGVWSAGKLPIDALPDITNNQVQIITLCPTLAGQEVEQLVTYPIEQSVANLPDLVELRSISRFGLSVITAVFDDKVDIYFARQLINEKLKEAEEKIPEGIGTPELAPVSTGLGEVYQYIIHPKKGSENIYTAMDLRTMQDWIVARQLYGTPGIAEVNSFGGQLKQYEVAVNPDRMIAMGISIPEIFTALEKNNENTGGAYIDKKPNAYFIRGVGLIGSFDDIKNIAVKNSPNGIPILIKDVADVRFGSAVRYGALTYNGEVDAVGGVVMMLKGANSAEVVNRVKEKMQTIQKSLPVDIVIEPYLDRTDLVNRAISTVEKNLIEGALIVIFILVLFLGNLRAGLIVASAIPLSMLFALGMMNVFGVSANLMSLGAIDFGLIVDGAVIIVEATMHHLGLRKRIDRLSQAEMDAEVFKSASKIRNSAAFGEIIILIVYIPILTLIGIEGKMFRPMGQTVGFAIFGALILSITYIPMMCAQFLSKNISHKQTFSDRMMEFFQRIYAPLLQMAIKAKLYVVGLTVAIFIITSFIFSRMGGEFIPTLAEGNFAFHCILSQGTSLSQSIETSMQASRLIKEFDEVKMVVGKTGSAEVPTDPMPPEASDMMIILKPQSEWKREISYDDLADEIFEKLENIPGVFFEKSQPIQMRFNELMTGIRQDVAVKIFGENMDTLLSYANKVNGIVQKVEGATAPSVERVAGLPQIVINYNRAQIANYGLNIEDINHIVSTAFAGGEAGVVFENERKFDLVVRLDSTHRNNIEDVSHLYIPTANGIQIPLSQVADIKMELGPAQISREDGKRRIVVGFNVKGRDVESVVKDIQIQLNENVKLPEGYYYTYGGTFENLQAASARLMIAVPVALALIFMLLYFTFTSVKQATLIFTAIPMAAIGGVFALLLRDMPFSISAGVGFIALFGVAVLNGIVLVSTFNQLEKDGVTDILQRIKEGTKIRLRPVLMTAAVASLGFLPMALSHGAGAEVQKPLATVVIGGLITATFLTLFVLPLLYLIFSSQRKRKFNQNISTLLLLVFGLFFSQNANAQTTPKQLSIEDALSVAMKNNLELQSRQLNVQSSRIMKKSVFELPKTNVNFQFGQYNSINQDKAFQITQNIPFPTYYTAKARLYNAELEGSQLQMQMSENEIKAQVKYWFYQLLYLQNAKKQLKSLDSLYVDFVNAADLRYKTGETNLLEKATAETKRGQLSLIIKQNETEAAMAYASLKALLNTSEDFTIRAIEYFQPLTINNSFDISLIANNPSLLVLYQQALIAEQNRKVEISSTLPDLNVGYFNQSLIGTQTVNGTEVYYDGSKRFQGFNLGVSIPLTFFSNSAKIKSLDYKHAALQMEADNGKLQLQTKLQNAFEQYNQNLSQYNYYKSSALPNAEIIINTAKIAYNSGAVGYIEYLQALQTVADVQLNYLQAINQLNQSIININFLINK
- a CDS encoding ATP-binding protein, with translation MNTTQSRKLFLWTSAGAIASLLIVFPLIISLLKFDAINHVKPFSEVIISSYKSLLLEIHFDKLIMLIFFLLTGGFIGYLLYHLITAPGKKKNSLSLTKLLEKGECETVEFKSSFRWDYNQNKTNKDLEFAVLKTIAAFMNTRSGFLLIGVADDASIIGLENDYQSLKKKNRDGFEQYLMNLVSLNIGADCCKNIHVTFFERSEKDICVIEVSHIKIPVFLKHQQHTYFYARTGNHTRELDVQEALKYIKTHKLEIR